The nucleotide window TTATTTAGTTGGTCGGGTGGGCGCAGACCCCGATGTCCGGTATTTCGAGTCGGGCAGTGTTTTGTGTAAGTTAACACTGGCGGTGGATCGTCGCAGCCGCAACAGTGAGAAGCCTGACTGGTTCAATCTAGAGATTTGGGGGAAGACAGCAGAAGTGGCGGCAAACTACGTGCGGAAGGGAAGTTTGATTGGGATTCAAGGAGCACTGAAGATTGATCCGTTAACAACGCGGGATGGTCACAACTACCACAAGCCCGTTATCAGGGTGGATCGAATGGATTTATTAGGATCTAAACGCGATAATGATCCCAGCACCGTTGATCGCTACGGCGAGACAGAGTTCTAAAGGTTAGTAGCTAATTTGCAGGGTGACAGATGCCTGTACCTCTTGCTCACCACCAATAACTGGTGTCGGAGCATTTTGGGCAAAGGACTCCGCCCTGCTCATCAGCGGCATGGGTGGAGACGGTGGTGTGGCACCATTAATTTGAATGGTAACGATATCTTGACGGGTGAGGTTCAAGGCATTTAACACCGCATCGGCTTGTTCTTGGGCATCTTGAGTGGCTTCTCGTAGCGCTTGTTTTTGAGCCGTGGCGATCGCACTTTCTGGGGCGGTAAAGCTAATCGAGTCGATGCGAGTCGCACCAGCAGCCACGGCATCATCCAAAAGGGTTCCCGCCTGTTCTGTGGGAATGCGGAAACTGACCGTGTTACTGGCAGAATACCCGATCAGGCGCTGCTGATTGTCCTCGTAGCTATAGACAGGGTTGAGTTGGATACTGGTGGTTTGGAGTTGTTGGACATTACGCGATCGCAGCAACTCCACTACCGCCGCTGACTGACGTGCCACCTCTTGTTGCACCTGTTGCGCTGTTTTTCCTTGTACCTCAACCCCTAACTGGACTCGCGTCAAGGTTGTGGGAATTCGTTCTACGCCTTGTCCGGTTACCGTTAGCGTTCGTAGCATTCGCTCCTGCGCGATCGCCGGATTTATGCATCCGAGCATCACTAAACCCAAAACCCCAGCCATCACCTGTAACTTTTTTTGGCTCAGGAAACGGGAACATAGATCTGTCATTTTATAAATTCTCCAAACACCGATAGATTAAGCCTTAACTTTGACACCATAGAGCATTATCATTTCTGGGGTTACAGTTTTTGCAACTCAGTAGTTTAATCTGTAGCCAAGCTCCCAGACGCGCCATGGCACGTCTCTACAAGCTCCCTGTTCCCTGTTCCCTGTAGAATAGAACCCATGCTTTTTTCTCAACCTATAGCTGATGCAACTACCTGGGTGAGTTCCCTAACTCCCCCCTTAGGTTTAAGATGGCTATCGGCACATCAATCGCTGATCGCCGCAGCCAGTGAAGCCACCACCAGCGAAGCCGAAAAGAGTTCATTAATCTTCGCTGGCGTATTGCTGAGTTTAGTCGTCATTTACTTCGCTAGCAAATTAGGTGGCGAACTTTGTGCGCGGATTAACTTGCCACCTGTACTGGGGGAACTCGTTGGTGGGGTAGTTGTGGGAGTCTCAGCGCTGCATCTGTTGGTCTTTCCCGAAGCGGGATCAGATGCCGCTAGCTCCATGATTGTCAGCTTCCTGGAACGTACAGGGGGCTTAAATCCAATGGCGGCTGAGTCGGTGTTTGACACTCAGAGTGAGGTGATCTCCGTTTTAGCCGAACTGGGGGTGGTGATTCTTCTATTTGAAATTGGACTGGAATCGGATTTGCAAGAACTGATCCGAGTTGGTCCACAAGCGGCTGTTGTCGCCATTGTGGGGGTGATTGTTCCCTTTGCCGCCGGAACCGCTGGGTTAACCTATTTATTCGATGTTCCGCCTGTTCCAGCCATTTTTGCGGGGGCGGCGCTCACCGCTACCAGTATTGGGATTACCGCCAAAGTTTTAGCCGAAATTGGCAGTCTCAGTTCTAAAGAAGGTCAAATTATCATTGGTGCAGCGGTATTAGACGACGTGTTAGGCATCATCGTGCTAGCGGTGGTGGCGAGTTTAGCCAAAACCGGGGAAATCGCGATCGCGAATGTTATTTATCTAATCATCAGTGCGGGTGTCTTTTTAGTCGGTTCCATTTTAGTGGGGCGCTTTCTCGGTCCCTACTTTGTCGCCTTGGTGGATGAAATGAAGACAAGGGGTCAGCTTTTACTCACCGCCCTGATTTTTGCCGCGATTCTGTCTTACATTGCCGCCGCGATTCAACTTGAAGCTATTTTAGGCGCATTTGCCGCTGGTTTAATCCTGGCAGAAACCGATAAACGCCGGGAATTAGAGGAACA belongs to Coleofasciculus chthonoplastes PCC 7420 and includes:
- a CDS encoding single-stranded DNA-binding protein, producing YLVGRVGADPDVRYFESGSVLCKLTLAVDRRSRNSEKPDWFNLEIWGKTAEVAANYVRKGSLIGIQGALKIDPLTTRDGHNYHKPVIRVDRMDLLGSKRDNDPSTVDRYGETEF
- a CDS encoding SIMPL domain-containing protein; the protein is MTDLCSRFLSQKKLQVMAGVLGLVMLGCINPAIAQERMLRTLTVTGQGVERIPTTLTRVQLGVEVQGKTAQQVQQEVARQSAAVVELLRSRNVQQLQTTSIQLNPVYSYEDNQQRLIGYSASNTVSFRIPTEQAGTLLDDAVAAGATRIDSISFTAPESAIATAQKQALREATQDAQEQADAVLNALNLTRQDIVTIQINGATPPSPPMPLMSRAESFAQNAPTPVIGGEQEVQASVTLQISY